Proteins from a single region of Microbispora sp. ZYX-F-249:
- the zwf gene encoding glucose-6-phosphate dehydrogenase — protein sequence MAANPLRDPRDRRLPRVAGPCVLVLFGVTGDLAKRKLLPAIYDLGNRGLLPPGFSLVGFARRDWAHEDFAQVTYEAVKEHARTPFRDEVWKQLSEGIHFCPGEFGDDGAFDVLAMMLKEIDETRGTGGNYAFYLSVPPKFFPLVIEQLKRTNLAKGPEGSWRRVVIEKPFGHDLKSAQELNAITSAVFPESSVFRIDHYLGKETVQNILALRFANTLYEPIWNRGYVDHVQITMAEDIGIGGRAGYYDGIGAARDVIQNHLLQLLALVAMEDPTSFDADALRREKEKVLRAVKLPADLATGTARGQYTRGWQGGEPVVGYLEEQGISSDSATETYAAVKLEVANRRWAGVPFYLRTGKRLSRRMTEVAVVFQRAPHLPFSKDDTEILGHNALVIRVQPDEGITVRFGSKVPGTAMEVRDVNMDFAYGESFMESSPEAYERLLLDVLIGDPPLFPHQREVELSWQILDPIEEFWASEGKPEGYESGSWGPASADAMLARDGRAWRRL from the coding sequence ATGGCCGCCAACCCGCTGCGCGACCCGCGCGACCGGCGCCTGCCCCGGGTGGCCGGGCCGTGCGTGCTCGTGCTGTTCGGCGTCACGGGTGACCTCGCCAAGCGCAAGCTGCTGCCGGCGATCTACGACCTGGGGAACCGGGGGCTGCTGCCCCCGGGCTTCTCCCTGGTCGGCTTCGCCCGCCGCGACTGGGCGCACGAGGACTTCGCCCAGGTCACGTACGAGGCGGTCAAGGAGCACGCGCGGACGCCGTTCCGCGACGAGGTCTGGAAGCAGCTCAGCGAGGGCATCCACTTCTGCCCCGGCGAGTTCGGCGACGACGGCGCCTTCGACGTGCTCGCCATGATGCTCAAGGAGATCGACGAGACCCGGGGCACCGGCGGCAACTACGCCTTCTACCTGTCGGTGCCGCCGAAGTTCTTCCCGCTCGTGATCGAGCAGCTCAAGCGGACGAACCTGGCCAAGGGGCCCGAGGGCTCCTGGCGCCGGGTCGTCATCGAGAAGCCGTTCGGGCACGACCTGAAGAGCGCGCAGGAGCTCAACGCGATCACCAGCGCGGTGTTCCCGGAGAGCTCGGTCTTCCGGATCGACCACTACCTCGGCAAGGAGACCGTCCAGAACATCCTGGCGCTCCGTTTCGCCAACACGCTGTACGAGCCGATCTGGAACCGCGGCTACGTCGACCACGTCCAGATCACGATGGCCGAGGACATCGGCATCGGCGGCCGGGCCGGCTACTACGACGGCATCGGCGCGGCCCGTGACGTGATCCAGAACCACCTGCTCCAGCTCCTCGCGCTGGTCGCGATGGAGGACCCCACGTCCTTCGACGCCGACGCGCTGCGCCGGGAGAAGGAGAAGGTCCTGCGGGCGGTCAAGCTGCCCGCCGACCTGGCCACCGGCACCGCCCGCGGCCAGTACACGCGGGGCTGGCAGGGCGGCGAGCCGGTCGTCGGCTACCTGGAGGAGCAGGGCATCTCCTCCGACTCCGCGACCGAGACGTACGCCGCGGTGAAGCTGGAGGTGGCCAACCGCCGGTGGGCGGGCGTGCCGTTCTACCTGCGGACGGGCAAGCGGCTCAGCCGCCGGATGACCGAGGTGGCCGTCGTCTTCCAGCGGGCGCCGCACCTGCCGTTCAGCAAGGACGACACCGAGATCCTCGGGCACAACGCACTGGTCATCCGCGTGCAGCCGGACGAGGGCATCACGGTGCGCTTCGGCTCCAAGGTGCCGGGCACGGCCATGGAGGTCAGGGACGTCAACATGGACTTCGCCTACGGCGAGTCGTTCATGGAGTCCTCCCCCGAGGCGTACGAGCGGCTGCTGCTCGACGTGCTCATCGGCGATCCGCCGCTGTTCCCGCACCAGCGGGAGGTGGAGCTGTCGTGGCAGATCCTCGACCCGATCGAGGAGTTCTGGGCCTCCGAGGGCAAGCCCGAGGGGTACGAGTCCGGCTCCTGGGGGCCCGCCTCGGCCGACGCGATGCTGGCCAGGGACGGACGCGCCTGGAGGCGGCTGTGA
- a CDS encoding LysE family translocator, whose amino-acid sequence MPVGSVVAFWGVALLLIVVPGADWAFTLGAGLRGRVVPAVGGLVLGYAGMTVVVAAGVGALVAESVMALTALTVLGGGYLLWHGARTLTSSFTPVGTVGGPAEAPSGTGWATLTQGIGVSGLNPKGLLIFVALLPQFTSPDRDWPLPVQMGALGLVFMITCAAFYLALGSVTRTILIPRPAAAQAVHRLSGAGMVIVGVLLVVERVGG is encoded by the coding sequence ATGCCCGTCGGCTCCGTCGTCGCCTTCTGGGGTGTCGCCCTGCTGCTCATCGTCGTGCCGGGAGCGGACTGGGCGTTCACCCTCGGCGCGGGGCTGCGCGGCCGCGTGGTCCCGGCCGTGGGCGGGCTCGTGCTCGGCTACGCGGGCATGACCGTCGTCGTCGCGGCGGGTGTCGGCGCCCTGGTCGCGGAGAGCGTCATGGCCCTCACGGCGCTGACCGTCCTCGGCGGCGGCTATCTGCTGTGGCACGGAGCGCGGACGCTCACCTCCTCGTTCACGCCCGTCGGGACCGTCGGCGGGCCGGCAGAGGCACCGTCGGGAACCGGCTGGGCGACGCTCACGCAGGGCATCGGAGTCAGCGGGCTCAACCCCAAGGGACTGCTCATCTTCGTCGCCCTGCTCCCGCAGTTCACCAGCCCTGACCGGGACTGGCCCCTGCCCGTGCAGATGGGCGCCCTGGGGCTGGTCTTCATGATCACCTGCGCCGCCTTCTACCTGGCCCTCGGCTCGGTGACGCGGACGATCCTGATACCCCGCCCCGCCGCGGCACAGGCCGTGCACCGGCTGTCCGGAGCCGGAATGGTCATCGTCGGCGTCCTCCTGGTGGTCGAGAGGGTCGGCGGCTGA
- a CDS encoding heme o synthase: MTVLTNKQTVAPLGTAATATAPRSTGALVKAYVALTKPRIIELLLITTLPVMFLAAHGLPDLWTATATMVFGTLSAGSANVLNCYIDRDIDRTMRRTRRRPLAKHDVSPMGALVFGVILGTLSTLGLALTVNGLAAALSLGAILFYVFVYSLVLKRRTSQNIVWGGIAGCMPVLIGWAGITGGLSWAPVVLFGVVFFWTPPHTWTLAMRYREDYAAAEVPMLPVVATERRVVQQVVAYTWATVLCSLLLWPVAGTSLLYPAAALVLGVVCLVEVHRLLGRVNAGKTGVDLRPMRFFHWSNIYLALLFLAVAIDSLLV; the protein is encoded by the coding sequence TTGACGGTCTTGACGAACAAGCAGACGGTGGCCCCCCTCGGGACCGCCGCGACGGCCACGGCCCCCCGCTCCACAGGGGCGCTCGTGAAGGCCTACGTGGCGCTCACCAAGCCCCGGATCATCGAGCTGCTGCTGATCACGACGCTGCCGGTCATGTTCCTCGCGGCGCATGGTCTGCCCGATCTGTGGACCGCCACCGCCACCATGGTGTTCGGCACCCTGTCGGCGGGCAGCGCGAACGTCCTGAACTGCTACATCGACCGGGACATCGACCGGACGATGCGGCGCACCCGCAGGCGTCCCCTCGCCAAACACGACGTGTCGCCGATGGGCGCGCTGGTCTTCGGTGTGATTCTCGGCACTCTTTCCACGCTCGGGCTCGCCCTCACGGTCAACGGCCTGGCCGCGGCGCTGTCGCTGGGCGCGATCCTGTTCTACGTCTTCGTGTATTCGCTGGTGCTCAAGCGGCGCACGTCGCAGAACATCGTGTGGGGCGGCATCGCCGGCTGCATGCCGGTGCTGATCGGCTGGGCCGGCATCACCGGCGGGCTGTCGTGGGCCCCGGTCGTGCTGTTCGGCGTCGTGTTCTTCTGGACGCCGCCGCACACCTGGACGCTCGCCATGCGCTACCGCGAGGACTACGCGGCGGCCGAGGTGCCCATGCTCCCGGTGGTCGCCACCGAGCGCCGGGTCGTCCAGCAGGTGGTCGCCTACACCTGGGCCACCGTGCTGTGCTCGCTGCTGCTGTGGCCGGTCGCCGGCACCTCCCTGCTCTACCCCGCCGCCGCGCTCGTGCTCGGCGTGGTGTGCCTCGTGGAGGTCCACCGCCTGCTCGGGCGGGTGAACGCCGGCAAGACCGGCGTCGACCTGCGCCCGATGCGCTTCTTCCACTGGTCGAACATCTACCTGGCGCTGCTGTTCCTCGCCGTCGCGATCGACTCCCTGCTCGTCTGA
- a CDS encoding glucose-6-phosphate dehydrogenase assembly protein OpcA yields MTTFNLTETTASKISSTLTRLRHQMGAPAVGMVLTLVVVVDEAGQYDALRAATEAAREHPSRILIVISRDPAEPNRLDAEIRVGESAPGEVVLLRLYGELTEHADSVITPLLLTDTPVVVWWPGDCPDVPAKTAIGHLGSRRITDARSAQDGVSAIAARAGQYVPGDTDLAWTRLTPWRSLLAAAFDQPIGKVTGGVVEAAAGNPSAPLLAAWLCDRLEVPIEVADSAGPGLTGVRLSLEDGGELTVSRSDARLATLSRPGNPDRRVALARRPTSELLAEELRRLDPDDIYAAAIRRLAEMKGRGRA; encoded by the coding sequence GTGACGACCTTCAACCTGACCGAGACGACCGCGTCGAAGATCTCTTCGACGCTCACCCGCCTGCGGCACCAGATGGGCGCGCCCGCCGTCGGCATGGTGCTGACGCTCGTCGTGGTGGTGGACGAGGCGGGGCAGTACGACGCCCTGCGCGCGGCCACCGAGGCGGCGCGCGAGCACCCCTCGCGCATCCTCATCGTGATCAGCCGCGACCCGGCCGAGCCCAACCGGCTGGACGCGGAGATCCGCGTGGGCGAGTCGGCGCCGGGCGAGGTCGTGCTGCTGCGCCTGTACGGCGAGCTGACCGAGCACGCCGACTCGGTGATCACGCCGCTGCTGCTCACCGACACGCCGGTGGTGGTGTGGTGGCCGGGCGACTGCCCGGACGTCCCCGCCAAGACCGCGATCGGGCACCTCGGCAGCCGCCGCATCACCGACGCCAGGTCGGCTCAGGACGGCGTGTCGGCGATCGCCGCCCGGGCCGGCCAGTACGTGCCCGGCGACACCGACCTGGCCTGGACGCGGCTCACGCCGTGGCGCAGCCTGCTGGCCGCCGCCTTCGACCAGCCCATCGGGAAGGTCACCGGAGGCGTGGTGGAGGCCGCGGCGGGCAACCCCAGCGCGCCGCTGCTGGCCGCCTGGCTGTGTGACCGGCTGGAGGTGCCGATCGAGGTCGCCGACTCCGCCGGCCCCGGCCTGACGGGCGTGCGGCTGTCCCTCGAGGACGGCGGCGAGCTGACGGTGAGCAGGAGCGACGCGAGGCTCGCCACGCTGTCGCGCCCCGGCAACCCCGACCGCCGGGTCGCCCTGGCCCGCAGGCCGACCTCGGAGCTGCTGGCCGAGGAGCTGCGCAGGCTGGACCCCGACGACATCTACGCCGCCGCGATCCGTCGCCTGGCGGAGATGAAGGGGCGGGGACGGGCGTGA
- a CDS encoding glucose-6-phosphate isomerase, producing MTIEVTLGDEADAVKAVKDKLVAEGVPAALAAGDSTLWGPQAQSEAAIRLGWLGLHRASRELLPEIATLVERARAAGLDHVVLAGMGGSSLAPEVICATEDVPLTVLDTTDPHQVRRALADRLDRTIVVVASKSGGTIETDSHRRVYEQAFRDAGIDPAERIVVVTDPGSPLERTAIEAGYPVVLADPNVGGRYSALTAFGLVPSALAGADVAKLLDDAAAVAPLLAQDEGNPGLELGALLGARALQGRDKLILRDAPSDITGLPDWIEQLIAESTGKEGKGILPVVGAEAAEAGDQFLVTIGPDSGTTVDGPLGAQFLVWEYATAIAGRVLGINPFDQPNVAESKENTTRILQEAGDGPLPTGTPMLTDGPVEVYGDVPGDLKNLADVLTWLLRAIPERGYLAIMAYLDREAAFDAAVVGDASFEEMTETWASADVATLRALLDYRTDHAVTFGWGPRFLHSTGQYHKGGPEAGVFLQVTGAVTDDVEVPGKPYTLGRLQLAQALGDLGALTSRGRPAVRLHLTDRVAGVRHLLSVAEEL from the coding sequence ATGACAATCGAGGTGACCCTCGGCGACGAGGCGGACGCCGTCAAGGCGGTCAAGGACAAGCTCGTGGCCGAGGGGGTGCCCGCGGCCCTCGCCGCGGGCGACTCCACGCTGTGGGGCCCGCAGGCGCAGTCCGAGGCCGCGATCCGGCTGGGCTGGCTGGGCCTGCACCGCGCCAGCCGGGAGCTGCTGCCGGAGATCGCCACGCTGGTGGAGCGGGCCCGCGCCGCGGGCCTTGACCACGTGGTGCTCGCCGGCATGGGCGGCTCCTCCCTCGCCCCCGAGGTGATCTGCGCCACCGAGGACGTGCCGCTGACCGTCCTCGACACCACCGATCCGCACCAGGTCCGGCGCGCGCTCGCCGACCGGCTCGACCGCACGATCGTGGTGGTGGCGAGCAAGAGCGGCGGCACGATCGAGACCGACAGCCACCGGCGCGTCTACGAGCAGGCGTTCCGGGACGCGGGCATCGACCCGGCCGAGCGGATCGTGGTCGTCACCGACCCCGGCTCGCCGCTGGAGCGGACGGCCATCGAGGCCGGATACCCGGTCGTGCTGGCCGACCCGAACGTGGGCGGCCGCTACAGCGCGCTCACCGCGTTCGGCCTGGTGCCGAGCGCCCTCGCGGGCGCCGACGTGGCCAAGCTGCTCGACGACGCCGCCGCGGTGGCGCCGCTGCTCGCGCAGGACGAGGGCAACCCGGGCCTGGAGCTCGGCGCGCTGCTCGGCGCGCGGGCGCTGCAGGGGCGCGACAAGCTCATCCTGCGCGACGCGCCCTCCGACATCACCGGCCTGCCCGACTGGATCGAGCAGCTCATCGCCGAGTCGACCGGCAAGGAGGGCAAGGGCATCCTGCCCGTCGTCGGCGCCGAGGCGGCCGAGGCCGGCGACCAGTTCCTCGTCACCATCGGCCCCGACAGCGGCACGACCGTCGACGGCCCGCTCGGCGCGCAGTTCCTCGTCTGGGAGTACGCCACGGCGATCGCCGGCCGGGTGCTCGGGATCAACCCGTTCGACCAGCCGAACGTCGCCGAGTCGAAGGAGAACACCACCAGGATCCTGCAGGAGGCCGGCGACGGCCCGCTGCCGACCGGCACGCCGATGCTCACCGACGGCCCGGTCGAGGTGTACGGCGACGTGCCCGGCGACCTGAAGAACCTGGCCGACGTCCTCACCTGGCTGCTGCGCGCGATCCCCGAGCGCGGCTACCTGGCGATCATGGCGTACCTCGACCGCGAGGCCGCGTTCGACGCCGCGGTGGTCGGCGACGCCTCCTTCGAGGAGATGACCGAGACGTGGGCGAGCGCCGACGTCGCCACCTTGCGGGCACTGCTCGACTACCGCACCGACCACGCGGTCACGTTCGGCTGGGGCCCGCGTTTCCTGCACTCCACCGGCCAGTACCACAAGGGCGGGCCGGAGGCCGGCGTGTTCCTGCAGGTCACCGGGGCCGTGACCGACGACGTCGAGGTCCCCGGCAAGCCGTACACGCTGGGCAGGCTGCAGCTCGCGCAGGCGCTGGGCGACCTGGGAGCCCTGACCTCCCGCGGCCGTCCGGCGGTCCGCCTGCACCTCACCGACCGCGTCGCCGGCGTCCGGCATCTGCTCTCCGTGGCGGAGGAGCTCTGA
- the tkt gene encoding transketolase — protein MDAVEKAGSGHPGTAMSLAPAAYLLFQRVLRHDPSDPKWAGRDRFVLSCGHSSLTLYIQLYLSGYGLTLDDLKALRQWDSLTPGHPEYGHTAGVETTTGPLGQGIGNAVGMAMAARRERGLFDPDAAPGASPFDHMIWCFASEGDLEEGISHEVSALAGHQKLGNLAVVFDSNHISIEDDTQIALSEDIAKRYEAYGWHVLEVDWTATGEYKEDVQALYAALEAARAETERPTFIKLRTIIGWPAPNKQNTGKIHGSALGADEVAATKRVLGMDPDKSFVVPADVLDHARDVVARGRALRAEWDKGYQSWREANPERAELFDRISKRKLPEGWDKALPSFEIGSQVATRKASGEVLSALAPVLPELWGGSADLAESNNTTMKGEPSFIPDEYQTKEFPGNRYGRTLHFGIREHGMGAILNGIALHNGTRPYGGTFLVFSDYMRPSVRLAALMKLPVTYVWTHDSIGLGEDGPTHQPVEHLWALRAIPGLDVVRPADANETAAAWKAVLEHNDRPAGLALTRQNVPTLEGAGDPDAVAKGGYVLQDASNGQPAVVIIGTGSEVQLAVEARTILESQGIPTRVVSMPCVEWFREQDAAYKQTVLPPAVKARVAVEAGITFGWREFVGDAGEVLGLDHFGASAPYKTIYEQFGLTADRVVAAAKASLAKTGADKGETTGN, from the coding sequence ATGGACGCCGTGGAGAAGGCGGGATCGGGTCACCCCGGCACCGCGATGAGCCTCGCCCCCGCCGCCTACCTTCTTTTCCAGCGGGTCCTGCGTCACGACCCCTCGGATCCCAAGTGGGCGGGACGGGACAGGTTCGTCCTCTCCTGCGGGCATTCGAGCCTGACGCTTTACATCCAGCTCTACCTGTCCGGCTACGGACTGACCTTGGACGACCTGAAGGCGCTCCGGCAGTGGGACAGCCTCACCCCGGGGCACCCCGAGTACGGCCACACGGCCGGGGTGGAGACCACGACCGGCCCCCTCGGCCAGGGCATCGGCAACGCGGTCGGCATGGCGATGGCGGCCCGCCGCGAGCGTGGCCTGTTCGACCCGGACGCCGCGCCCGGCGCCTCGCCGTTCGACCACATGATCTGGTGCTTCGCCTCGGAGGGCGACCTCGAGGAGGGCATCAGCCACGAGGTCAGCGCCCTCGCGGGTCACCAGAAGCTCGGCAACCTGGCCGTGGTCTTCGACTCCAACCACATCTCCATCGAGGACGACACGCAGATCGCCCTGTCCGAGGACATCGCCAAGCGCTACGAGGCGTACGGCTGGCACGTCCTGGAGGTCGACTGGACCGCCACCGGGGAGTACAAGGAGGACGTCCAGGCGCTGTACGCCGCGCTGGAGGCGGCCCGCGCCGAGACCGAGCGGCCGACGTTCATCAAGCTCCGCACGATCATCGGCTGGCCGGCGCCGAACAAGCAGAACACCGGCAAGATCCACGGCTCGGCCCTGGGCGCCGACGAGGTCGCCGCGACCAAGCGCGTCCTCGGCATGGACCCCGACAAGAGCTTCGTGGTCCCCGCCGACGTGCTCGACCATGCGCGTGATGTCGTCGCGCGCGGCCGCGCCCTGCGCGCCGAGTGGGACAAGGGCTACCAGAGCTGGCGCGAGGCCAACCCCGAGCGGGCGGAGCTGTTCGACCGGATCTCCAAGCGCAAGCTGCCCGAGGGCTGGGACAAGGCGCTGCCGTCGTTCGAGATCGGCTCGCAGGTCGCCACCCGCAAGGCGTCCGGCGAGGTGCTGAGCGCGCTCGCGCCGGTGCTGCCGGAGCTGTGGGGCGGCTCGGCCGACCTGGCGGAGTCCAACAACACCACGATGAAGGGCGAGCCGTCCTTCATCCCGGACGAGTACCAGACCAAGGAGTTCCCCGGCAACCGGTACGGCCGGACGCTCCACTTCGGCATCCGCGAGCACGGCATGGGCGCGATCCTCAACGGCATCGCGCTGCACAACGGCACCCGTCCCTACGGCGGCACGTTCCTGGTGTTCAGCGACTACATGCGGCCGTCGGTGCGCCTCGCCGCGCTGATGAAGCTGCCGGTGACCTACGTCTGGACGCACGACTCGATCGGCCTCGGCGAGGACGGCCCGACCCACCAGCCGGTCGAGCACCTGTGGGCGCTGCGCGCGATCCCCGGCCTGGACGTCGTCCGCCCGGCCGACGCCAACGAGACGGCGGCCGCGTGGAAGGCCGTCCTGGAGCACAACGACCGCCCGGCGGGCCTCGCCCTGACGAGGCAGAACGTCCCCACCCTGGAGGGCGCCGGCGACCCGGACGCCGTCGCGAAGGGCGGCTACGTCCTGCAGGACGCGTCCAACGGCCAGCCGGCCGTCGTGATCATCGGCACCGGCAGCGAGGTCCAGCTCGCCGTCGAGGCCCGCACGATCCTGGAGTCGCAGGGCATCCCGACCCGCGTGGTCTCGATGCCGTGCGTCGAGTGGTTCCGCGAGCAGGACGCCGCCTACAAGCAGACCGTGCTGCCCCCCGCCGTCAAGGCCCGGGTCGCCGTCGAGGCGGGAATCACGTTCGGCTGGCGCGAGTTCGTGGGAGATGCGGGCGAGGTGCTCGGTCTCGACCACTTCGGCGCCTCCGCGCCGTACAAGACGATCTACGAGCAGTTCGGCCTCACCGCCGACCGCGTCGTCGCCGCCGCCAAGGCCAGCCTGGCCAAGACGGGCGCCGACAAGGGCGAGACGACCGGAAACTGA
- the pgl gene encoding 6-phosphogluconolactonase translates to MSGVPTVIVHRDAELLAQAVAARLITRLVDTQAARGSAHLVLTGGSVGIATLAALAGTAARDAIDWRALDIWWGDERFLPTGDPERNETGARQALLDHVDVDPSRVHPMPGPDSGMTAEEAADAYAVELAKAARPEDHGPVPSFDVLLLGMGPDAHVASLFPDKPAVYEEERSVVAVHGSPKPPPTRLSLTFPALRAAREIWIVAAGEDKAQAVRMALSDAGPFQVPAAGARGRQRTLFLLDRAAAHKIPPSLGRIASP, encoded by the coding sequence GTGAGCGGCGTTCCCACCGTCATCGTCCACCGGGACGCCGAACTGCTGGCCCAGGCCGTGGCCGCCCGCCTCATCACGCGGCTGGTGGACACCCAGGCGGCCCGCGGTTCTGCGCACCTGGTGCTGACCGGCGGCAGCGTGGGCATCGCGACGCTCGCCGCCCTCGCGGGGACGGCGGCGCGCGACGCCATCGACTGGCGGGCGCTCGACATTTGGTGGGGCGACGAGCGGTTCCTGCCGACCGGCGATCCGGAGCGCAACGAGACCGGTGCCCGGCAGGCCCTGCTCGACCACGTCGACGTGGACCCGAGCCGGGTCCACCCGATGCCCGGCCCCGACTCGGGGATGACCGCCGAGGAGGCCGCCGACGCGTACGCGGTCGAGCTGGCCAAGGCGGCCAGGCCCGAGGACCACGGGCCGGTGCCCTCGTTCGACGTGCTTCTGCTCGGCATGGGACCGGACGCGCACGTCGCCTCGTTGTTCCCGGACAAACCCGCGGTCTACGAGGAGGAGCGCTCGGTGGTGGCGGTGCACGGCTCCCCCAAGCCGCCGCCGACCCGGCTGTCGCTGACGTTCCCCGCGCTGCGGGCCGCCAGGGAGATCTGGATCGTCGCCGCGGGCGAGGACAAGGCGCAGGCGGTCCGGATGGCCCTGTCCGACGCCGGGCCGTTCCAGGTCCCGGCCGCGGGGGCGCGCGGGCGGCAGCGCACGCTGTTCCTGCTCGACCGCGCCGCCGCGCACAAGATCCCGCCCAGCCTGGGCAGGATCGCCTCCCCCTGA
- the tal gene encoding transaldolase, which produces MNENLKRLTDAGVSIWLDDISRERLRSGNLAALIRDKNVTGVTSNPTIFASALSKGDAYDAQLRDLATRGVTVEEAVRAITTFDIRWAADVMRPVFDATRGVDGRVSIEVDPRLARKTEATIAEARALWWLVDRPNVHIKIPATVEGLPAITQAISEGISVNVTLIFSLERYRQVMDAWLSGLEKAKANGLNLATIESVASFFVSRVDTEIDKRLDKIGTPEAAELKGKAAVANARLAYAAYEEVMNSPRWQALRAAGAHPQRPLWASTGVKNPDFPDTLYVEQLVTAGVVNTMPEKTLDASADHGRISGDTIRPFYQQAWDVMASLKQAGIDYDDVVRALEEEGVDKFETSWSELLETVDGELRKA; this is translated from the coding sequence ATGAATGAGAATCTGAAGCGGCTGACCGACGCCGGAGTCTCCATCTGGCTCGACGACATCAGCCGGGAGCGGCTGCGCTCCGGCAACCTCGCCGCCCTGATCCGCGACAAGAACGTCACCGGGGTCACCTCCAACCCCACGATCTTCGCCTCCGCCCTGAGCAAGGGCGACGCCTACGACGCGCAGCTGCGCGACCTCGCCACCCGCGGGGTGACGGTCGAGGAGGCCGTCCGCGCGATCACCACGTTCGACATCCGCTGGGCGGCCGACGTGATGCGGCCGGTCTTCGACGCCACCCGCGGCGTCGACGGCCGCGTGTCGATCGAGGTGGACCCGCGCCTGGCCCGCAAGACCGAGGCGACGATCGCCGAGGCCCGCGCGCTGTGGTGGCTGGTCGACCGGCCCAACGTGCACATCAAGATCCCGGCGACGGTCGAGGGCCTGCCGGCGATCACCCAGGCCATCTCCGAGGGCATCAGCGTCAACGTCACGCTGATCTTCTCGCTCGAGCGGTACCGCCAGGTGATGGACGCCTGGCTGAGCGGGCTCGAGAAGGCCAAGGCCAACGGCCTCAACCTGGCCACGATCGAGTCGGTCGCGTCGTTCTTCGTCAGCCGCGTCGACACCGAGATCGACAAGCGCCTCGACAAGATCGGCACGCCGGAGGCCGCCGAGCTGAAGGGCAAGGCCGCCGTGGCCAACGCCCGCCTGGCGTACGCCGCGTACGAGGAGGTCATGAACTCGCCGCGCTGGCAGGCGCTGCGCGCGGCCGGCGCGCACCCGCAGCGCCCGCTGTGGGCCTCCACCGGCGTGAAGAACCCCGACTTCCCCGACACGCTGTACGTCGAGCAGCTGGTCACGGCCGGGGTGGTCAACACCATGCCGGAGAAGACGCTGGACGCCTCGGCCGACCACGGCCGGATCTCGGGCGACACCATCCGCCCCTTCTACCAGCAGGCGTGGGACGTCATGGCCTCGCTCAAGCAGGCCGGCATCGACTACGACGACGTCGTCCGCGCGCTGGAGGAGGAGGGCGTCGACAAGTTCGAGACGTCCTGGAGCGAGCTTCTCGAGACCGTCGACGGCGAGCTGCGGAAGGCCTGA